Proteins found in one Arthrobacter pascens genomic segment:
- a CDS encoding type II toxin-antitoxin system death-on-curing family toxin codes for MTEYLEIEDALQVVDRFGFHVRDIGLLASALARPATTVMGVEAYPQLAMKAAALMESVARFHPLIDGNKRTAWTLMVLMLWINGYRHDFSTDEAFNLVVRVAAGDITLRDSAGTIATHLVRR; via the coding sequence GTGACCGAGTACCTCGAGATTGAGGACGCTTTGCAGGTCGTTGACCGGTTTGGATTCCATGTCCGTGATATCGGGCTTCTGGCCTCGGCACTGGCGAGGCCGGCAACCACTGTGATGGGGGTGGAAGCCTATCCGCAGTTAGCGATGAAGGCGGCGGCTCTCATGGAGTCGGTTGCGCGGTTTCACCCCCTGATCGATGGCAATAAACGCACGGCCTGGACGCTGATGGTTCTGATGCTCTGGATCAACGGCTACCGGCATGACTTCAGCACTGACGAGGCCTTCAATCTCGTCGTGCGTGTGGCAGCCGGCGACATCACACTGCGGGACAGCGCGGGGACGATTGCGACCCACCTCGTCAGACGGTAG
- a CDS encoding ribbon-helix-helix protein, CopG family: MAMNLRVPEDLNRRLDQLAAEEHTSKSALLLQGAELVLQRHHRTRDIGEGLDFVLSHDAELLTRLEDA; this comes from the coding sequence ATGGCTATGAATCTGCGTGTTCCCGAAGATCTTAATCGGCGTTTGGACCAGCTGGCCGCAGAGGAACATACGTCGAAGTCTGCGTTGTTGCTCCAGGGTGCAGAGCTGGTCCTGCAGCGTCACCATCGGACCCGTGATATCGGCGAGGGTCTGGATTTCGTGTTGAGCCATGATGCCGAGCTTTTGACGCGCCTTGAGGATGCGTGA
- a CDS encoding YbhB/YbcL family Raf kinase inhibitor-like protein, which translates to MKTHDPFAPTSGIESFEVISESFEDGQVLPEAQRSAVLGAGGRDESPQLTWSGAPEGTRSYAVTVFDPDAPGAGYWHWAVVNIPADVTSLPAGAGSRDNSRLPSGAVQLKNDAGFVGFVGAAPPPGHGQHRYLLVVHAMDVERLDLRTDDTPAALQSALSTHTLGRARLTGTFERR; encoded by the coding sequence ATGAAAACGCATGATCCATTTGCACCAACATCCGGGATCGAATCCTTCGAAGTCATCAGCGAATCCTTCGAGGATGGACAGGTTCTTCCGGAAGCCCAACGCAGCGCCGTCCTGGGAGCCGGCGGGCGGGACGAATCGCCCCAGCTCACCTGGTCGGGCGCGCCCGAGGGAACCAGGAGCTACGCAGTCACCGTCTTCGACCCCGATGCCCCAGGCGCGGGCTACTGGCATTGGGCTGTGGTGAACATCCCGGCAGACGTCACCTCCCTCCCGGCCGGTGCAGGTTCCCGGGACAACTCCCGGTTACCGTCTGGTGCAGTGCAATTGAAGAACGATGCCGGATTTGTCGGTTTCGTGGGAGCTGCCCCTCCTCCCGGGCACGGTCAGCACCGGTATTTGCTGGTGGTCCACGCCATGGATGTTGAGCGACTGGACCTGCGCACTGATGACACCCCCGCCGCCCTGCAATCCGCGCTCTCCACCCACACCTTGGGCCGGGCGAGGCTGACGGGAACCTTCGAACGCCGCTAG